From Paenibacillus sp. GP183, one genomic window encodes:
- the liaF gene encoding cell wall-active antibiotics response protein LiaF — translation MNSDFMQKFTWGLVIIMAGVFFLLNQLGLISFDIGYIFSTYWPVILIYSGLMGFIWKLRVHGGGALWSLMLCAVGVIFLLKNLELTTLSLGQMFQFLGPAALIIFGLSIIFKPSRSSRQGSRSWEWDSSAAASRKERREAYREQRNQYREARHRYKHERIHRRDEGKPGQPEQPERAEDLHRHLSEEEKEVLKDIHGEFDPDKHNKPWDLPDPPQAPSTAESPRQPRPPFENKSKYYDDFVNNYNVQGAHYKSSFIGDVHLGNEPWELQPMVISHFIGDTVIDLTRASIPLGETPITVSSFIGDVKIFVPGDMDIEVKVSSSSFIGDMRVLDHHESGMFRHLKTQTMHYEDAQHKLMLTTSMFIGDVIVKRIG, via the coding sequence GGGTCTTGTCATTATCATGGCGGGAGTGTTCTTTTTACTGAATCAGTTGGGGTTGATCTCTTTCGATATTGGATATATATTTTCAACCTACTGGCCTGTAATCCTCATTTACAGTGGACTCATGGGCTTTATCTGGAAGCTGAGGGTGCATGGGGGCGGTGCCTTATGGAGTTTGATGCTTTGTGCAGTCGGGGTTATCTTTTTGCTTAAAAATCTGGAGCTGACCACGTTGTCGCTGGGACAGATGTTTCAATTTCTTGGGCCAGCCGCGTTAATCATTTTTGGACTCAGCATTATATTTAAACCGTCCAGAAGCAGCCGGCAGGGCAGCCGATCATGGGAATGGGATTCCTCCGCTGCTGCATCAAGAAAGGAAAGACGTGAAGCTTATAGGGAGCAGCGAAATCAGTATCGTGAAGCGCGTCACCGCTATAAGCATGAAAGAATTCACAGAAGGGATGAAGGAAAGCCAGGGCAGCCTGAACAGCCGGAACGCGCGGAAGACCTCCATCGCCATCTTAGCGAAGAAGAAAAAGAGGTACTGAAGGACATTCACGGTGAATTCGATCCTGACAAGCATAACAAGCCCTGGGATTTGCCGGATCCGCCTCAAGCGCCCAGTACAGCAGAGTCACCGCGACAACCGCGACCTCCTTTTGAGAATAAAAGTAAATATTACGATGACTTTGTCAATAATTACAATGTCCAGGGAGCCCATTATAAATCCAGCTTTATCGGGGACGTTCATTTGGGCAATGAGCCTTGGGAGCTGCAGCCTATGGTGATCTCACATTTTATTGGCGATACCGTCATAGATTTAACCCGTGCCTCCATTCCACTCGGCGAAACTCCGATAACAGTTTCATCCTTTATAGGAGATGTGAAAATTTTTGTGCCAGGCGATATGGATATCGAGGTAAAAGTCTCATCGAGCTCGTTTATTGGCGATATGAGGGTGCTGGATCATCATGAAAGCGGGATGTTTCGCCATCTGAAAACCCAGACGATGCACTATGAAGATGCTCAGCACAAGCTGATGCTCACGACGAGTATGTTTATCGGTGATGTTATCGTCAAAAGGATAGGTTGA